aactccgctccgcccgacccagggctcggactcgggctcagccccggaagacgacgaactccgtttcgcccgaccccagggctcggactcagccctggcctcagccgacggtctccgcctcgcccgacccaggggctcggactcgacctcggcctcggaagacagactcgacctcgacctcggaggagcctccacatcgcccagcctagggcacggaccgaccacgtcaacaggaggcaccatcattaccctaccccaagctgactcaggctacggggaacaagaccggcgtcccatctggctcgctccgccagataagtaatgatggcgccccgcacgctctatgacgacggcggctcccagcccccttacggaagcaagaggacgtcagcatggACGCGaccgccccgatagctgtccttccgtcaggctccagcgctcctccgacggccacgacaccacacgaaccgggtgccaagacctctctggctgccacgatggcatgtacttagggcgctagctctcctccgctagacacgttagcacactgctacacccccattgtacacctggatcctctccttgcgcctataaaaggaaggaccagagccctcttacagagggttggccgcgcggggaagaggacgggacaggcgctcgcgtgaggccgttcgctccctcccgcgtggacgcttgtaacccactactgcaagcgcacccgacctgggcgtggaacaaacacgaaggccgcgggatttccacctctcacgcccgtctcctccccttcgcgctccgtctcgcgccgacccatctgggctggggcacgcggcgacatttcactcgtcggcccagggacccccggtctcgaaacgccgacaggtatcACAGTAGAAAAATGGGTACACTAAGCACCAGCATATCTACCACGTTAAAACAAGATAACTTACAAATAAATGATCATGAATCGTTACTACAAGACGTGCATCGTAGCGAAAGAAAAGAGTGATGATATAGTGGAAATAGTCATATGTTCTCGCGTATCAGCACGAGCAACATGTTTACACATGCTCATGTTTTTTGTTTATCAACATCACAACAACAGAAGCAATGTCTTCACAATATCAATATGGTATAAAATGCTACGACGACGTCATCTACACACAGCAAGCGGAAAATGGTGGTGGCttcaaaagagagagagagagagagactgttttGGCTTGGTTGTGACTTGTGAGATGTGTTAATTGATCCTAGCATGGGTAACTTTTTATTTTACAATATCATCACAATCGACACCGTGTTCCGATCCGACATGGCACAGGAGCGGCCAATCAGGCTCCAGTAGCCACTACGCTCACCGGTCAACTTCCTGTTCCCTCGGCTCGCCGGGACGCGCTTTGTTTCTCGTTAAGGGCTTGTTCGCtttggagtggattgagggggattggaggggattaaatcccctcctatatataggaggggatttaatcccctccaatccccctcaatccactccaaaGCGAACAAGCCCTAAAAGGGCAGCTCTGATCGAGCTCCGTCCCGCTTCGTGTCACTCAGTCCCTCGCTCCCGGCCTCCCTCTCGGGTCGACCACACCTCACCGCCGCGTACCTCGCTCCAGTCCAGTCCTACCTGGACGGCCTGCCAACACAACCAAGAGGGCATTTCTCACCATCGTCCCATGGCGTCGACGGAGATGGAGATGGGCGTCGTAGGCGGCGGCGTCAATAGCAGTGGAGGAGGCAGCTGCGGCGGGCTGGTGGTGACGGAGCTGAGCCACATCAAGGAGCTGGTGAGGCAGCTGGAGGTGCACCTCGGCGGGTCCCCGGACCTGTGCAAGCACCTGGCCTCGCAGATCTTCTCCCTCACCGAGCGCTCCATCGGCCTCATCACATCCTCCAACCTCGACGGTGCCCGGCGGCAGAAGCGGCCCGCGGGCGACGCCGGCCTCGCCTCGCCGCTCTCGGCGACGCCCACCAGCGACGTCACCGACGGGCCTTTCCAGAGCACCAAGAAGAAGAGGTGACCTCGCCACGAACGCTTGCTGCTTGCTCGATCAAGGAATATACAACAAGTTAGGCTGACTCTTTGCTAAACTGAACCCGTCGTGTGTGTGTTCGCTCGCAGGAAGGTGATGGAACAGCGGAGGCAGAGGGTGAGCTCTGCCGGCGGCGAGAACCCGGTCGAGGACGGCCATAGCTGGAGGAAGTACGGCCAGAAGGAGATCCTCGGAGCCAAGCACCCAAGGTTGGCAGGCACACACGCATCTCGCTCAGAAATGTGTTGATTTGGCTTAAGTTTCAGAGCCCAAGCAATCTGTTCCCTCAGACACGTGTGACTGTGTGTCCTCCCAAGTCCCAAGTGGGATCGAAATCATTCGCGTCTGCCTTTTTGGGTTCGGATGCTTGTGCCTGTCCTGTCCGACTCCTTTCTGAAAGTTGGGTGCTGTAGCCTTTGTTGTGTTCTTGCATGATTGATTAGCCCCTCCACTTGGCACATAAGGCAATTGGATTTGGATTACGACAGTGCGCTGCAATCTTTCCTTGCTGCTGCCAGTCTAGTCTTGCTCCGAATTCACAATCAAAATATCTCCCTTTATTTTTGGAACCGTGGCTAATCTCCGGCGTGCAAAATCCTCGCAGGGGCTACTACCGCTGCACGCACCGCCACTCGCAGGGGTGCCCGGCGACGAAGCAGGTGCAGCGCACCGACGAGGACCCGACGGTGTACGACGTGATCTACCACGGCGGGCACACCTGCGTCCACAGGGCGGCGGCGGGCCAGGCCCAGGCCACGGCGCCGCCGGAGCACAGACCGGACGCGCACGGCCACCTGCGGAGCCTGGGCGCCGGCCTCACCGTGAAGACGGAAACGGAGGAGGGCCTGCCCGCGGCCGCGCCCTTGTGCCTCTCCGCCTCCACGCCGCCGGTGAGCGGCGGCGGGTGCCCGTGCCCGTGCCTGGCGCCGTCCACGCCGGAGAACTGGGGCGTGTCGCCCGCGAGCTCCAACTCCAACCACGCCGCCTCCTACCTGCCGTTCGAGGACGCCGAGTGGCGGGGGCACGCCGGGCTCCAGGAAGTGGTGTCCGCCAGCGCGCCGCCTCCGCCCGCCGTGGACAGCCTCGACgacctcctcctcctcgtcgACATAGACGACATCGCCAGCTTGTTCGACTGATCCGCACACCGTACGTAGCTGATGAACGGTAGGGAATCGAAGAAGGCACGAGTACGACGAGTATAATGTGACCGAGCCCTCTGGCTCCGGGGTCCGGTCGGGCGTTCGTTCGTGCCTGGAACGGAACGGAACGGAGGAGGGAAGAGCGCTAGAGCTCTGCTTTCCTGGGTCCATGCAGATGGTGATACCGTAGGAGATGATGATGAAAAAGAGTAGTGGTTTTATTTTACGTTTTTTGGGCTACTCCTCGCTTTTTTTGTTAACCTTTTTCCTCCTCTTCTGAGGCCTGAGGGTGCTGTGTTTGTGTTGTATTGTATTGTATTATTGGTTTCTTATTATGCCAAGGGGGAAAAAAATAAGATCCTTCGAGCCATCTGAGAATTGTCTTTGATCTCAATTATCAGTAGTTTTGCTCTGCTTCTAAACCCTTACATATAAATGTATTTTGAAATCACAAATGCATTTAAggttttttttgtgtgtgtgtgtgtggatgTCTCAGTGTCTGGACGCAGTTCTGAATTGAGCACAAGATAGTTTGTCATTTGCCAACACTGAACCTGAATACTGACCATGTTTTGTCCTTGTAATAATAATAAatagaagaaaaaggaaaatctcCACTTTGCATGCGCCGTATGATTCCTTGTCCGTCAAGCAGCACAGCCTCGCAGTTGCCCAGGCCATACCATACTCTGATCACACATCACAAGGCTTGATTACCAGGCTTTTCCTTCTGATGATGTAATTTAGCCACCGGTCCACTCGCATTCGGAATATATTTGTGTACCACTGTTGGCCATATGACCAAGATATTTGTGTCATCTTTCTAATATAAGGGAGCAAGCTGAGGAGCACACTATAAATTGTAAAGTAGAAATATAGCCTAGAGATATATAAAACCAATTTTTATCCCCCGCTATATgattttgagataggcttatatctaaAATTTTAAAAAGTGGTGAAATgttaaattccaaactaaatagctCACTctatagggcctgtttgtttacccccatggattatataatcttggtagtcctgtttgtttacccagattatttgagttgttaatagGATTCTTTTGTATGAGAAAGACAAGAATGCCCTCTATATTTGTACTAGGTTGAAACTCATATATGAAAAAAAGTTCAATTGACATTGACAAATATTGCATTAGCAATATTATCACGGAAGGCATTCATGTCACCTTCTTCATCCCCAAATTGACTAGTACTAGACGCAAAAACGATTCGGTGGATTATAATGacaatggtgggtaatttctaggaaacttgaaagggtagtggggaagtgggaaaaaataatctgaaataagcacctcctcacttgcttatggattatcataatccaaggggttagattatataatctaggcaaataagctggactgtttgtttaccttttaggattatttaatccagattatataatctggggggtaaacaaacaggtccTAAGTCAATTCCAATTCCTCCAAAACGAAGAGATCCAAACAACCCCTCCACCTAATCTTTGAAGATCACCTCTTAGATCAATATTAATTCATGAACAAAAAAAAATATGGACTTTCTTGTTCCTCCTCTTCTACTTCTTCAGTTCTTATTATTATTATAAAAAGAGAGAGGGAGAGCATGAAATATGAGCCCATCAATCGCCGTAGTTCTTAGCCGTGTTCCCTTGAGTCGAACAGCTATGTCATTCTCAGACACGACCAGAGCCAGAGGGGGCAGAATTGGACTGCCATGCTTTTAACATCAGTAGTATGAAAACGGGCAGAGTAGTTGTCCAGTCCGAGAAAGTTCCGTAGGTCCGAAAagcattttttaaaaaaaactaacCCCATGATTCATACACTGCTACTGGTATACAAACACCAGGTCAATATCAAAGCAGAGCCACAAAAATAAAAAATCTAGCAGCTGGAGGAGGAGGCGTCCTCACCTCAGCGCTGCTGGCTGGCAACTCTTTCCGCTTCCTGTCCTGTCCTGTCCTCGTCCACGAAATGTCGGGGAGCGCGTGGGTTcacattttgctttaatttggaggGAGCGTTCACAGCCTCAGTCCTTGCTTCGGTTCGCCGATGGAGAAACCCTCGATGGTGTCGAGTACTTTTGTCCCATGTTGAGCATGAAGATATACTTTTTTATCTTAACATATTGACGGGTGTTTAATTTCTAAAGACTGATTTTTAGTCAATCTATTTTATTTCTATTTTAAACTCTATATTATTAAATATAGAacatgtcggcgtttcggacccgggggtccctggaccaatgagtaaatttgtcgctgcgtgtccctgcccagatgtgtTGGCGCTGGATGGAACACAAGTGGGGGaatgagccttgtattatcctacaccagggtgctcgtagtaTGGGTTACAAGCCTTACGAGAGAGTGGGAGCAAGAGAGGGCGAGTagcagagagcgagagagagagagggtccggACCCTGCTCGTCTTCTCCCGCCGCGCGTACGTATGCTTCGTATGTTCGTATGCTCGTCCCTTCGTCCCCTCGCTCCCCCTTTCGTCCCCCCTCGTGGGGCCCTAGACaccccttttatagacgtaaagagatgtccagctgtacaatggggtgtagctgggagctaacgtggctggcagggAGGTGCCCTGAGCCCTGTACAGATAACAACGTGGCCGTCGGGGGGACGTCTCGAGTCCTGTAGAGGTagcatcgtggccgtcggagaaatgccttgagccctgtaacaGTACAGCTGTTGGCGCTGcatggatcttgctgacgtctccttgctcccGTAGAGGGCTTGAGGATCACCGACGTCATGGTTGCATGCAGGAAACCACCATCGCCGGTTACCGGGGTAAgccggatgggacaccggtcttgttccttcgtagcctgagctagctaggagtagggtaatgatgcttcCCCCGTGGCGTGGTTgatccgagcctgaggtcgggcgaggcggcggctcctccaaggccgaggctggggccgaggcccagggtcgggcgaggatgtgactcttcccgaggccgaagtcgaggccgagccctggggtcgggcgaggcggagatctcctcccgaggtagaggttgaggccgagccccagggtcgggcgaggtggagcttcctgttgcgcccgaggcttatCTTGACCGTTGTCGGTTTCGCCCGGGCGATTGGCACAACAGCCGGAGCAGGGCgggtggcgct
This portion of the Zea mays cultivar B73 chromosome 2, Zm-B73-REFERENCE-NAM-5.0, whole genome shotgun sequence genome encodes:
- the LOC103647375 gene encoding WRKY74 - superfamily of TFs having WRKY and zinc finger domains, translated to MASTEMEMGVVGGGVNSSGGGSCGGLVVTELSHIKELVRQLEVHLGGSPDLCKHLASQIFSLTERSIGLITSSNLDGARRQKRPAGDAGLASPLSATPTSDVTDGPFQSTKKKRKVMEQRRQRVSSAGGENPVEDGHSWRKYGQKEILGAKHPRGYYRCTHRHSQGCPATKQVQRTDEDPTVYDVIYHGGHTCVHRAAAGQAQATAPPEHRPDAHGHLRSLGAGLTVKTETEEGLPAAAPLCLSASTPPVSGGGCPCPCLAPSTPENWGVSPASSNSNHAASYLPFEDAEWRGHAGLQEVVSASAPPPPAVDSLDDLLLLVDIDDIASLFD